A genomic window from Periweissella cryptocerci includes:
- the lysS gene encoding lysine--tRNA ligase produces MQKRGIIVAQQEPTMNDQMIARRQKMDDLREQGLDPFGQKFERTALAAELHAKYDDLEKEEIEEKHITVKMAGRIMSKRGKGKVGFADLRDRSGKMQIYVRKDVVGEENYYIFKKADLGDWLGIEGEVIKTDMGELTVKPTHLTHLSKALRPLPDKFHGLTDTETKYRQRYLDLIANEESFDKFQKRSKIISAVRAYLDGQDFTEVETPMLQTEAGGASARPFKTHHNALNIDMFLRIALELHLKRLIVGGMDRVYEIGRVFRNEGMDTKHNPEFTVLESYAAFWDFEDVMDETEAIFKAAAKVVTDDGVVVYQGTEVDLDKPFARKHMVDLIKEQTGVDFWQPMTDDEAKALADEHHVKYESYWTVGHIINEFFETFVEDTLVQPTFVYGHPVAVSPLAKKNPKDDRFTDRFELFILGGEYANAFTELNDPIDQRERFEAQAAERENGNDEAEGIDEDFIEALEYGMPPTGGLGIGIDRLVMLLTDSESIRDVLLFPTMRP; encoded by the coding sequence ATGCAGAAAAGAGGAATTATCGTGGCACAACAAGAACCTACAATGAATGATCAAATGATCGCCCGTCGTCAAAAGATGGACGATTTACGTGAACAAGGCTTAGATCCATTTGGTCAAAAGTTTGAACGGACTGCACTTGCAGCCGAATTACATGCAAAATACGATGATTTAGAAAAAGAAGAAATTGAAGAAAAGCACATCACTGTTAAGATGGCTGGTCGGATTATGTCAAAACGTGGTAAGGGTAAGGTTGGCTTTGCTGACTTACGCGACCGTTCTGGCAAGATGCAAATCTATGTCCGTAAAGATGTCGTTGGTGAAGAAAACTACTATATCTTCAAAAAGGCCGATCTTGGTGACTGGCTTGGTATCGAAGGTGAAGTAATTAAGACTGATATGGGTGAATTGACTGTGAAGCCAACTCACTTAACGCACTTGTCTAAAGCTTTGCGTCCATTACCTGACAAGTTCCACGGTTTAACTGACACCGAAACTAAGTACCGTCAACGTTACTTGGACTTGATTGCCAATGAAGAATCATTCGACAAGTTCCAAAAGCGTTCAAAAATCATTTCTGCTGTCCGTGCTTACTTGGATGGGCAAGACTTCACTGAAGTTGAAACGCCAATGCTTCAAACTGAAGCTGGTGGAGCCTCAGCACGTCCATTTAAGACACACCATAACGCCTTGAACATTGATATGTTTTTGCGAATTGCGCTTGAATTACACTTGAAGCGTTTAATCGTTGGTGGTATGGATCGCGTATACGAAATTGGCCGTGTCTTCCGTAATGAAGGAATGGACACTAAGCATAATCCAGAATTTACAGTATTAGAATCATATGCTGCGTTCTGGGATTTTGAAGACGTGATGGATGAAACTGAAGCTATCTTCAAGGCTGCCGCAAAGGTTGTCACTGATGATGGTGTTGTAGTTTACCAAGGTACCGAAGTGGACTTAGACAAGCCATTTGCCCGTAAGCACATGGTTGACTTGATTAAGGAACAAACCGGTGTCGATTTCTGGCAACCAATGACAGATGATGAAGCAAAAGCATTAGCTGATGAACACCACGTGAAGTATGAATCATACTGGACTGTGGGACACATCATTAATGAATTCTTTGAAACATTTGTTGAAGATACTTTGGTACAACCTACTTTTGTATATGGTCACCCAGTTGCGGTTTCACCATTGGCTAAGAAGAACCCCAAGGATGATCGTTTCACGGATCGTTTTGAATTGTTCATTCTTGGTGGTGAATACGCAAACGCCTTTACTGAGTTGAACGATCCAATCGATCAACGCGAACGTTTTGAAGCACAAGCAGCCGAACGTGAAAATGGTAATGACGAAGCTGAAGGTATTGATGAAGACTTCATTGAAGCTTTGGAATACGGTATGCCACCTACAGGGGGACTCGGAATCGGTATTGACCGCTTGGTAATGTTACTAACTGATTCTGAATCAATTCGCGATGTGTTGTTGTTCCCAACAATGCGTCCATAA
- the dusB gene encoding tRNA dihydrouridine synthase DusB — MEWKIGDVTIPNQVVVAPMAGVTNSAFRVISKQFGAGLVVCEMISDQGLMHENQKTLSMLTIDKMEHPMSIQIFGGTKAGLVEAAKFIDQNTDADIIDINMGCPVPKVTRNEAGARWLLDPNKIYEMVAAVVDAVDKPVTVKQRIGWDDAHVFAVENALAAERAGAAAVAMHGRTRKQGYTGEADWNVLHAVAQELTIPFIGNGDIKSPEDAKRMLEEVGADAAMIGRAALGNPWLLKRTEQYLATGELLPEPTAMDKIELAKNHLGKLVDLKGEEVGVYDFRSQASYYLKGIPRAARTKAALNECHTQQEMTDLFDDFLEQTLAREAQSVL, encoded by the coding sequence ATGGAATGGAAAATTGGTGATGTCACTATTCCCAATCAAGTTGTGGTGGCACCAATGGCTGGGGTAACCAACTCAGCATTTCGGGTGATTTCAAAACAATTTGGGGCGGGCTTAGTCGTCTGTGAAATGATTTCTGATCAAGGCTTGATGCATGAAAATCAAAAAACGTTGTCGATGTTGACGATTGATAAAATGGAACACCCTATGAGTATTCAGATTTTTGGGGGCACGAAAGCCGGGTTAGTTGAAGCGGCGAAGTTTATTGATCAAAATACCGATGCCGATATTATTGATATTAATATGGGATGCCCTGTACCCAAAGTTACGCGCAATGAAGCGGGTGCCCGGTGGTTACTAGACCCGAATAAAATTTATGAAATGGTTGCTGCAGTCGTTGACGCCGTCGATAAGCCGGTGACGGTTAAGCAACGGATTGGCTGGGACGATGCGCATGTCTTTGCCGTTGAAAATGCTCTTGCTGCGGAACGGGCTGGGGCTGCTGCCGTAGCTATGCATGGTCGAACACGCAAACAAGGTTATACGGGTGAGGCTGACTGGAACGTCTTACATGCCGTTGCCCAAGAATTGACGATTCCATTTATTGGTAATGGGGACATCAAATCACCAGAAGATGCCAAACGAATGCTTGAAGAAGTGGGCGCCGATGCAGCAATGATTGGTCGTGCAGCTTTAGGCAATCCATGGCTTCTCAAACGGACTGAACAATATTTAGCAACCGGGGAATTATTACCGGAACCGACTGCCATGGATAAAATTGAGTTGGCCAAGAATCATTTAGGTAAGTTAGTTGATTTGAAGGGTGAAGAAGTTGGCGTTTACGATTTCCGCTCACAAGCTTCATATTATTTAAAAGGGATTCCACGGGCGGCGCGTACCAAGGCGGCACTGAATGAATGCCATACGCAACAAGAAATGACGGATTTATTTGATGATTTTCTGGAGCAGACGTTAGCCCGTGAAGCGCAAAGCGTACTGTAA
- the hslO gene encoding Hsp33 family molecular chaperone HslO, which yields MEDYLIKSVTEDGNFRAYAVTTTNLVAEAQKRHDTWASASAALGRTLTGTLLLASSVLKGDDEMTVKIDGGGPVGGIVVDGTANGIVKGYIQNPHVNLEPKSVGHIDVAAAVGTDGFITVTKDQGFGDPFTGQVPLSSGEIGDDFTYYLAKSEQIPSAVGVSVFVNPDFTIGAAGGFLVQLLPGAEDDAISALEKKLGEMPLLSKMLLDGHTPESILEFLFGEGQVNFIDKVPVKFECDCSKEKFAERMASLPASDLQEIIDEDHGAQVVCQFCENKYEYSEADLKQILANQK from the coding sequence ATGGAAGATTATTTAATTAAAAGTGTCACGGAAGACGGTAATTTCCGTGCCTACGCAGTAACTACGACCAATCTCGTTGCCGAAGCCCAAAAACGGCATGATACGTGGGCATCTGCGTCAGCTGCGTTAGGCCGAACTTTAACGGGAACGTTATTATTAGCATCATCAGTCTTGAAAGGTGATGATGAAATGACCGTAAAAATCGATGGCGGTGGCCCAGTTGGCGGGATTGTTGTCGATGGGACAGCTAACGGAATTGTCAAAGGCTACATTCAAAATCCACACGTAAATTTGGAACCAAAATCAGTGGGTCACATTGACGTGGCAGCTGCGGTTGGAACTGATGGGTTTATCACGGTTACTAAGGATCAAGGATTTGGTGATCCTTTCACTGGTCAAGTACCTTTGTCTTCAGGTGAAATTGGTGATGATTTCACGTACTATTTGGCTAAGTCAGAACAAATTCCTTCTGCGGTGGGGGTTTCAGTTTTTGTAAATCCTGACTTTACGATTGGCGCCGCTGGTGGGTTCTTAGTGCAATTGTTGCCAGGCGCTGAAGATGATGCGATTTCAGCATTGGAAAAGAAACTTGGTGAGATGCCATTGCTGTCAAAGATGTTATTAGATGGGCACACGCCAGAAAGCATTTTGGAATTCTTGTTTGGTGAAGGACAAGTTAACTTCATTGATAAAGTACCAGTTAAGTTTGAATGCGATTGTTCAAAGGAAAAATTTGCGGAACGGATGGCTTCATTGCCAGCCAGTGATTTGCAGGAAATTATTGATGAAGACCACGGTGCCCAAGTCGTCTGCCAATTCTGTGAAAATAAGTATGAATACAGTGAAGCTGATTTAAAGCAAATTTTAGCGAACCAAAAGTAG
- the hpt gene encoding hypoxanthine phosphoribosyltransferase, with amino-acid sequence MNNDIERVLYSVEDIKEAAHRVGTQLATDYADKTPIILSVLKGAILWTVDVMKEMDSYAEVEFIDVSSYHGGVASAGEIMLRTDLNTDVNGRDIIIMEDIVDTGRTLKFMIDLLMERGAKSVKVASLLDKKEGRVVEANVDYIGFDVPKAFVVGYGLDYKELYRNLPYVGVLKPEIYTSEDTATLNSQD; translated from the coding sequence ATGAACAACGACATTGAACGCGTTTTGTACAGCGTTGAAGATATCAAGGAAGCAGCTCACCGTGTTGGTACACAATTGGCAACTGATTACGCTGATAAGACCCCCATTATCCTTTCCGTTTTGAAGGGTGCAATTTTGTGGACAGTTGACGTAATGAAGGAAATGGATTCATACGCTGAAGTTGAATTCATCGATGTTTCTAGTTACCACGGTGGGGTTGCCTCAGCTGGTGAAATTATGTTGCGCACGGATTTGAATACCGACGTTAACGGCCGTGATATCATTATTATGGAAGATATCGTTGATACTGGTCGGACGTTGAAGTTCATGATCGACTTGTTGATGGAACGTGGCGCTAAGTCAGTTAAGGTCGCTAGTTTGTTAGACAAAAAAGAAGGCCGTGTCGTTGAAGCCAACGTTGACTACATCGGTTTTGATGTGCCTAAAGCTTTCGTAGTCGGCTATGGGCTTGATTACAAGGAGCTTTACCGCAACTTACCATACGTGGGTGTTTTGAAGCCTGAAATCTATACTTCAGAAGATACTGCAACATTGAATAGTCAAGATTAG
- the tilS gene encoding tRNA lysidine(34) synthetase TilS, with amino-acid sequence MVLQQLKQNISAQQLFSASDTLVVAASAGVDSQVLLRLLSRLQPQPKVIVAHVDHQLRPRGAEEAQFVQQVAQQYGFEFVTKKWSKAQQPQQGIELAGRDFRYAFFAQVADQYGATKVLTAHHANDQAETLLMKLTRGGDWQQLTGIAWQRPLNAHVQVVRPLLNITKADLITYAQEHHLEWMEDESNQDLQFARNRYRHQILPALVAENPRTVEHLANYAQQLTAMDKLLAGQTQIYLDQLKKDNDWRQVPKTWFQTVAQAWLKQEIPAVSIKQNQLDQLQQLFDNAKKPTGMVQLNANLQVVKNYQQLNIHQLQSSEISSEQFGQIMVTLKEWYLLSDGSKFAMDLITNDEPELPDSVQHLDVYLRDEQLPLLIRGRQAGDRLAIQNGHQKVKQVLIDAKVPQYLRDAIPLVVTQQQAVLWVLPYKQAWQDTPTNYRLKYIPANKQEP; translated from the coding sequence ATGGTGTTACAACAATTAAAACAGAATATTAGTGCGCAGCAATTGTTTAGCGCCAGCGATACTTTGGTAGTCGCTGCCTCGGCTGGTGTCGACTCTCAAGTACTGCTACGGCTCTTGTCGCGGTTACAACCACAACCTAAAGTGATTGTGGCGCACGTTGATCACCAATTACGACCTAGGGGTGCCGAGGAAGCGCAATTTGTTCAGCAAGTCGCTCAGCAGTATGGCTTTGAATTTGTTACAAAGAAATGGTCCAAAGCACAACAGCCGCAGCAAGGTATTGAATTGGCTGGCCGGGATTTTCGGTATGCGTTCTTTGCGCAAGTGGCTGATCAGTATGGTGCTACCAAAGTTCTAACGGCCCACCATGCAAATGATCAAGCTGAAACACTGCTGATGAAATTAACGCGGGGCGGGGATTGGCAACAATTAACCGGTATTGCGTGGCAGCGCCCACTTAATGCGCACGTTCAGGTTGTGCGCCCACTGCTAAACATAACTAAAGCAGACTTAATCACATATGCACAGGAGCATCATCTTGAGTGGATGGAAGATGAGAGCAATCAGGATTTGCAGTTTGCCCGCAATCGCTACCGCCACCAAATTTTACCGGCATTAGTCGCAGAAAATCCCCGCACGGTCGAACATTTGGCCAACTATGCACAACAATTAACGGCAATGGACAAATTGCTGGCCGGCCAAACACAAATCTACTTAGACCAGTTAAAAAAAGATAATGATTGGCGACAAGTTCCCAAAACATGGTTCCAAACAGTTGCCCAAGCATGGTTGAAACAAGAAATACCCGCAGTAAGTATTAAACAAAATCAATTAGACCAGCTTCAGCAGTTGTTCGATAATGCCAAAAAACCGACGGGAATGGTGCAATTGAATGCCAATTTACAAGTTGTCAAAAATTATCAGCAACTAAATATTCATCAATTACAAAGTTCGGAAATTAGTTCCGAACAATTTGGGCAAATTATGGTAACATTGAAGGAGTGGTATTTACTTTCTGATGGAAGCAAATTTGCCATGGATTTAATTACAAATGATGAACCGGAATTACCAGATAGCGTGCAACATCTTGACGTGTACCTTCGCGATGAACAATTACCATTGCTGATTCGCGGTCGCCAAGCCGGTGATCGTCTAGCAATTCAAAATGGGCATCAAAAAGTGAAACAAGTTTTGATTGATGCGAAAGTTCCACAGTATTTGCGTGATGCGATTCCGCTAGTAGTAACGCAGCAACAAGCAGTTTTGTGGGTATTACCGTACAAACAAGCATGGCAGGATACACCAACTAACTATCGTTTAAAATATATTCCAGCAAACAAACAAGAGCCGTAA
- a CDS encoding FtsB family cell division protein, which produces MDIKLNSNYAKSVRNAAGANSNREAYYRRIHYRRRRNIRLVTVAVLLICLFSVGYKLIRLHEVNQQIATINSGVVKAKATNQTLQKQVDLLHDDNYLQELIRDKYMYTKKGEVVYNLPNSDPNSDK; this is translated from the coding sequence ATGGATATCAAATTAAATTCAAATTATGCAAAATCCGTGCGGAACGCAGCTGGTGCTAATAGTAATCGAGAAGCTTACTATCGGCGAATTCACTATCGGCGGCGCCGCAATATTCGTTTAGTGACGGTTGCGGTGTTACTAATATGTTTGTTTAGTGTTGGTTACAAGCTGATTCGTTTGCATGAAGTTAATCAACAGATTGCGACTATTAATAGTGGCGTGGTGAAAGCCAAAGCCACGAATCAAACGCTACAAAAACAAGTGGATTTACTCCACGACGATAACTACTTACAAGAATTAATCCGTGACAAATACATGTACACGAAAAAAGGCGAAGTGGTGTATAACTTGCCAAATTCAGATCCAAATTCAGACAAATAA
- a CDS encoding RNA-binding S4 domain-containing protein: protein MRLDKFLKVSRIIKRRSVAKEISDQGRILVNGKKAKSSTNLMTNDELEIHFGNKTLTVRVLALLETTKKEDAEKLYEVLKEDYEQDFNAES from the coding sequence ATGCGTTTAGATAAATTTTTAAAAGTTTCACGAATCATCAAACGTCGGAGTGTCGCAAAAGAAATTTCTGATCAAGGTCGGATTTTAGTTAATGGTAAGAAGGCCAAGTCATCAACAAATTTGATGACTAACGATGAGTTGGAAATTCATTTTGGGAACAAAACATTGACGGTGCGTGTCTTAGCGTTATTAGAAACGACAAAAAAAGAAGATGCTGAGAAGCTTTACGAAGTATTAAAAGAAGATTACGAACAAGATTTTAATGCCGAATCGTGA
- a CDS encoding putative polysaccharide biosynthesis protein — translation MKNKQSVLQGAVLLSLAALIAKVLSAVYRVPLENFVGNTGFYVYQQVYPIYGIGMTFALNGLPVFISKIVAEQPTIAEQQAVARRLFKGLTILGVGLFALVYLTSGIMANGMGDGQLAPILRSVSWMFLCLPILSVGRGLAQGQMNMVPTALSQVSEQVVRVVIIIVVAYLAMRQHWNVYFMGMWAMASAPIAGIVASLFFVKTTHTYLQQPSTPAVQKVRLWPRLWTEGMLISAVAALLIMLQLIDSFTVKHGLTQFGMSSLAAKNAKGIYDRAQPLVQLGLVVATGFGTSLLPNLRQAFLQAKIAQMQAMIQTLLRLSLWLASAATVGLIALMPQINQLLFGSRDYSQVLSVYMVSVIAMSFVMMLASVLQSIDRYQVLVAGIVVALLSKALLNVWWLRSFGLMGASWATVVALVLMVIVIWLQLQPSLRQNLFGKKFIGQLTASLLIMAIFVILIAHGLEYLYGTGRGLTVITIIVGMLVGVASMLILTVKWHMLAENELLMLPKGERLVALLTRK, via the coding sequence ATGAAAAATAAGCAAAGCGTCCTGCAAGGGGCTGTCTTGCTGTCATTAGCAGCCTTAATTGCGAAAGTATTGAGTGCTGTTTATCGGGTGCCGTTAGAAAATTTCGTTGGAAATACGGGGTTTTACGTTTACCAACAAGTTTACCCAATTTATGGTATCGGGATGACATTTGCCCTCAATGGGTTACCAGTCTTTATTTCAAAGATTGTCGCTGAACAACCAACCATTGCTGAACAACAAGCTGTCGCTAGGCGGTTATTTAAAGGTCTGACAATTCTAGGTGTTGGATTGTTTGCGCTGGTTTATTTGACGAGTGGTATCATGGCTAATGGTATGGGGGATGGGCAATTAGCGCCTATTTTACGTTCCGTTAGTTGGATGTTTTTGTGTTTACCAATCTTGTCGGTTGGCCGCGGGCTAGCTCAGGGACAAATGAATATGGTACCAACGGCATTATCCCAAGTTAGCGAACAAGTTGTCCGTGTGGTGATTATTATCGTTGTGGCATACTTGGCGATGCGCCAACATTGGAACGTGTACTTCATGGGAATGTGGGCGATGGCATCGGCACCAATTGCTGGAATTGTCGCGAGTTTGTTTTTCGTAAAAACTACGCACACGTACTTACAGCAACCAAGTACACCGGCAGTTCAAAAGGTGCGCCTGTGGCCACGTCTCTGGACGGAAGGGATGCTGATTAGTGCAGTGGCGGCGCTATTAATCATGCTACAACTGATTGATTCATTTACTGTTAAACATGGATTAACTCAGTTTGGTATGAGTTCGCTGGCAGCCAAGAATGCTAAAGGAATCTATGATCGCGCGCAGCCATTGGTACAATTAGGTTTAGTGGTTGCCACAGGGTTTGGAACGTCGCTATTGCCTAATTTACGCCAAGCTTTCTTACAAGCAAAAATTGCGCAAATGCAAGCGATGATTCAAACTTTGCTCCGATTAAGCTTATGGCTTGCGAGCGCGGCTACAGTGGGCTTAATTGCGCTAATGCCCCAAATTAATCAGTTGTTATTTGGGTCACGGGATTATAGCCAAGTGTTAAGCGTGTACATGGTCAGTGTGATTGCGATGTCGTTTGTTATGATGTTAGCAAGTGTCCTCCAGAGTATCGACCGCTACCAAGTATTAGTCGCCGGAATTGTAGTGGCACTGCTTAGTAAAGCCCTCTTAAATGTGTGGTGGTTGCGAAGCTTTGGGCTGATGGGTGCGAGCTGGGCGACGGTGGTGGCGTTAGTTTTGATGGTCATTGTCATTTGGTTGCAACTTCAACCAAGCTTACGCCAAAATCTATTTGGTAAAAAATTTATTGGTCAATTAACTGCGAGTCTGCTTATTATGGCAATATTTGTTATACTTATAGCACATGGGCTTGAGTACTTATATGGTACTGGCCGGGGGTTAACGGTGATAACGATTATTGTCGGGATGCTTGTTGGCGTGGCTAGTATGTTAATTTTAACGGTAAAATGGCACATGCTTGCTGAAAATGAATTATTAATGTTGCCAAAAGGGGAACGTTTAGTAGCCCTTTTGACACGCAAATAG